Genomic window (Methanoculleus thermophilus):
AAGTATTCCCGGGGCTTGAGGTCGAGATCTTTTAAGACGTTGACTTTCCTCTTCGAGATCTCGAGATTCTGGTACACCGCATCGACGATGGTGTTGCCGGTCGTGCAGATCTTAGAGCCTTCAATCCCCTCGGATATGAGGTTCTTTCTGGCATTCTCCGTCGGGGCAAAGAGGTAGTCTGAGATATGGTCGATGAGCACCCTGTTGATCTCCTCCGGCATCTGTCGATTGAAACTCCGAAGGCCAGCCTCGATATGGCCCACCCGCACATGGAGTTTCGATGCTGCGAGAGCCCCGGCCATAGCAGTGTTTGTATCCCCTTGCACCAGAACGATCTCGGGAGACTCCTTCATCAGGACGTCCTCGACGCCGGTCATGATCTTCGCTGTCTGGCTGGCATGGGTCCCGGGACCCACGTCGAGGTTGTAGTCCGGATCTGGCAGTTCAAGTTCCTCAAAGAAGACCCGGTCCATCTCGGGGGAATAATGCTGCCCGGTATGGAGGATGAAATAGTCCAGACCTCTGCGTTCACATTCCCGGATGACGGGAGACATCTTGATGATCTCCGGCCGCGTACCAAGTATGATTCCAATCATTCTACGCTCCATCTCGTTGTTGTGCCCCTCATCCCTCTCACTCCTGCATTCTTGCAATAAGAGCGAGGGCTAGACCCAGTATGAGTGCAATTGTCCCCGGGATCAGGAAGAGCGACGCGAGCATACCCAGCTCGACCGGGACAAGACCCGTCGCACTGAAGTCCCAAAAGAACTGGAGCAGGACGAAGACGCCTGCGAAGATCGCGACGAGCCCGGGAAGACCAATACACAGGAGAGGTTTTCTCTCGATTGTGAGCCAGAATATCGACCCAAGTACCTCTATTCCATGGGATAGGGGGTTTTTCGTGGATGTGTGAAGGTCGTCACCATACTTACAGTTGATCGGTGTCTCTCCAACCCGCAGGTGCTTTTCCTGCGCGATCCGGAGCATCTCTGATTCGGTTGAGAAATCATCTTTTCGTAACGTATCAAGCATCGACTCCATTGTCTTCCGGTTCAGCGCCCGAAATCCGCACTGCGAGTCGGTGATCGAACTCCCGTTGCTGGTGGCCAGATCGAGCACAGCCCGCCCAAGCCTCCGATACAGGGGCATCTGGCCGAAGGTTCGAAACCCTATGACGATGTCAGCAGTATCGGCGAGGATCGGTTCGGTCAGGAGAGGTATCTCCCTCGGGTTATGCTGACCGTCTCCATCCATGAAGACCAGACAGTCGTAACCGTGTTCGATTGCGTATCTGAGAGCGTTCTTGATGCCCCGTCCTTTCCCCATCCGGCGGCCATGCGAGATGACGGTCGCACCGGCTTCCCGGGCGACCTTTGCGGTGCTGTCCGTACACCCATCATCGATCACCAGAACTTCGTCTGCATACAATCGGGCCGTCAGAACAACCGAGCCGATTGCAATCTCCTCATTAAAACAGGGGATAGCGACAAGCGTTCTTATCCGGCCCGATCTTTTGGAGGGGAGGACTGCAGTCTCTGTGGTCTCGCTCACTATCCGCCAATGCTCCCTGGCTGTCGGCGTTCTCAATGGGGTAATCTGCTCCTGGACCTCGCAGTGGAGGGCAGGGATCTCGATCTGGCTCTCTTGCCCGACAAACCGGGGTGTATGTTCTTCCAACAATCTCTTATTCTGCGTATCTGTGTACTGCGGCGATGGTACCGTTGTTGCTTCGGTGAACCACCCCTCCAGGTGAGCGGGTGGACCCACCTGAACTGGATCCTTGTTGTACATCCACTTTCCCCCCTTGACGTACTGAAACGGGACTGTTCTGGCATATATTAATAAGTTATTATTAATGATAATGATTTAACAAATACAATCTGTTAATGTTAATATGTTGATTTTGGTGACCTTAAAATAGTATCTGGCTAATTAAGCATTTCGGTTGAAGGGTAGAAGCGTACTAATTCCCCAAATAGATGGCAGGATTGTCTGAATATCCGGATTTGTCCAGGACTTGATCCCCTCGGGGATCGTTGTCCGAAATGATTATATGTTGTGTTCTTGACAGATGAGCAATATGGCTGATTTTTCTTGCCGCACCATCTTTGGCAGATCTATTGCTCGTGGTCGGATCCTTTTAAATCGGCGATAATATGAGAGACCTGTTTTTCCGATCATATCTTTACCCGATTGCCGCATAAGGTATATTTATATCTATGTTCCGTCTATCCCCTGGCTTTGCCTGATGGGGGACAGGAACCGCTTATATCTCTCCTGGCGTAAGGCGTGCAGAGATCTCTGCCATGATGGCGTGGCGGCGGTGGCGATCTGCAATGTATCGGCGGCTTTTTTCATCGATCTGGACCGGCGTGAAGGTAATTCCATAATCAATGTCCCAGAGGACAAGCCCCTCTGGAGGAGCGGCGGGGACCCTCTGGCCCGCTGGCTTCGCAAGGAGACGGGCGATATCTCCGGATCCTGCCTCTCCTCTCCCCACACGCTCGAGTGCTGTCGCCATGCACCGTACCATATTCCAGAGGAAACTCTCTCCTGTCACCTCAAAGACGGCGAACGGTCCGTCCTCAAAGACTCGTGCCGCAAGAATCCTCCGCACCGGGCTTCGGTCGCTAGGGCGGGAAAACGCCGAGAAGTTGTGCTCCCCGATGAACTCCTGTGCAGCATCATGCATGGAGGGAACATCCTCCGGAGCGGGGAAGAAGTAGTAGCGGTAGGTCCTTGATAGCGCTCCATACCGGGGATTGAACTCGTCCGGCACGCTCGCCCACCCGGTACACCAGATGTCGGCCGGGAGGAGATGGTTCAGTGCAGAGACTGCCCGGTCGGGTGCCTCGGTTCGAAACGAGCAGACCTGGTTTCGGGCGTGCACCCCGCGGTCGGTGCGGCCGGCGGTGACAAAATGCGCCTCCCGCCAGTCGTCGAAGACCTGGAGGCGTCTGCAGGCCTCAATGAATTCGCCTTCCACGGTCCGAAGCCCCGGCTGCATCTGTGAGCCGTAGAAACGGTCTCCAAAGTACGAGAAACGGATTGCTAGGTTCATAGACCCCGTCCAGGCGGGAAGATTGGCCGGTGCATCGTTCGCCGTATCCTGCGCAGAGCACCTTTGATTGACTGGCGCGTGTAGGTGTGCAGCGGCGTCATCCTGCCCCCCGCCATCGTTCGTCCCTCCCGGATCGCGGAGAGGATCGAGTCTACATCCGGCTCGGCCGTGACGTAGGTGACTCCGAACCCGACATACCGGGCGTTATGAGCGTCGCTCCCGGCAACACCGGGTTTTCCGAACTTTCGCGCAATGACTGCGGCCTTCCGGTTCGCCGACCCGGTGATGTAGCGGCTGTTGAAGACCTCCACAGCGTCCACCGCTTCGATACCCGCGGCAAGCCGTCTCCCGACGCCGTGGCGCCAGCGGTGGTAGGGGTGCGGGAGGATCAGCAGGGCACCCAGATCCCTGGCTAACGCGACGGTCTCAAAGAAGTCCCGACCGGCCGGAATGGGCTCGGTGACCCCGAGAGCGAGCAGGTGACCCTGCTTTGTCGATATCTCAATCCCGGGGATCACGGTCACGGAGGAGTCGCACTCCAGGGCGTAGCGGGCCCCTTCGACCGTGTCGTGGTCGGTGATTGCCACGGCGTCGAGGCCGACGGACTCCGCCCGCCGGAGAATTTCCTCCACGCTGCTCTCCCCGTCTTTGGAGAATCTGGTGTGGACGTGCAGATCGCACCGTAACATGAGATCAGATTATTTGTCATCCTCTGCCTAATAAGTGAAGTGTATGCGCATTCTTCTCCCGACGGGATCGGCAACGGTGGAGATCGTCAAAGCCGTTGCTGAGCGGTTCCGCGACCGCTACACGATAGATGTGGTCGTCACCGGCGAGATCGCCTCGTTTCTTACCCCCGGGGTTCTCCGAAGGCTTCTAGCCGGCGGCAACTACGATATGGCGATCGTCTCTGGGATGTGCACGGCATCTTTCGCGGATGTCGAGCGCGAAACCGGTGTCCCGGTCTACCGTGGCCCGCGGCATGCGGCTGACCTCCCGATTGTCCTCTCGGTGCTCGACCATGTTACCCTCTCAAAGACCGTCCCCGCCGATGAGTTCCTTGCAGAGACCCGGCGTGAGGAGGCCTGCCGGCAGGTGGCGCTCCGGGAGGTGGAGGCAGACGCCGATTTCGTCATACGGGGTGTAAAGATCGGCGGGAACTCGAGGATGAAGGTGCTTGCGGAGATCATGGATGCGCACAGGCGCGACGATCTGGTCTTTGAGGTCGAACGGTTCTTTGCCGACGGGGCCGATATCGTGGACCTGGGATTCGGGTTCGATGCGACCCCTGATGATGTCAAAAGGGTTTTTTCGGTTCTCGAGGGGATTGATGGCCCTCTCGCGGTCGATACACAGGATCCCCGTCTCATCGCTGCGGCGCTCTTTCGCGCCGATCTGGTCCTCTCCCTGCATGAGGAAAACATCCCGGCCGTCGGGAAGGCGGTCGCCGATGCCGGGGCGGCCGCGGTCGTTGTGCCCCGCGAGCGGACGCTTGAAGAGAATATCGCCGCCGCAAGAGAGGCCGGGATCTCCCGCCTCATCGCCGACCCTCTCCTCCAGCCGGTGGGATCGGGGCTCGTCGATTCGCTTGCCAATTTCAAGGCGGCTCCACACCCCCTCTTTTTTGGGGCGGGAAACGTCGTGGAACTGATGGACGCCGATTCGCCCGGGGCGAACGCCCTGCTTGCGGGGATGGCCCACGAGGTCGGTGCCGCCGTCGTCTTCACGAGCGAGCACAGTGATAAGACCAGAGGATCGGTGGCGGAGATGCGGCGTGCGACCGAGATGGTGGCCCTCATGACCGGTCGGCCGTATCCGAAAGATCTGGGGCTCGACCTCCTGATCCTCAAAGAGAAGCGGCGGCGACGCGAACCCCCGCTCGCGTATGAGAGTATCGTTGATGCGCACCCCGCCCCCGACGAGATCGTCTACGATCCTCTCGGGTGCATCCGTATCGGGATCGAGGACGACTGGATCGTCGCGGTTCACCGGGGCCGGGCCGTGCGGGGAAGATCCTGGGAAGACGTCTTTTATACGCTTCTCTCAAACGGGAGTCTCTCCCGGCTCGACCACGCCGCATACCTCGGCAAAGAACTCTTCAAGGCGGAACTCGCCATCCGGCATAAGAGAAGTTTTGAGCAGGACGGGCCATTCTGAGCGGTCTGTTTTGGTAGATCGTCATGCTCACGGGGGGCGGCTCCCGTCTGGAACTTCACTCCTCACAAATTATAATAATATTTATATATTCATAATATTATTTCTCATGCCCGTGGCAGCGGCGAGTAGTGCCTGACCCTCCTGGTGAGTATCCCGATACCATGGACTGCTGGAAACTGGAAGGCTGTTTGGAATTTTGACTCCTCTCCCTGCCTGGACGCAAATTGTGGTGAGACTGCATGAGGATGAATCCAATCATCGGGTTTGCCGTGATCCTGGCCGTCGGTCTGGTCGCCTTGCCGGCCCTCGCGGCGACCGCCGAAGTTGAGATACGTGGTGGGGCGTACCATCCCGCCGCGCTCACGGTCGAGAGCAACACGACGGTAACCTGGACAAATTATGACGGGGTGAGCCATTCCGTCACCAGCGCGGGAGGGCTCTTTGACTCCGGGCCGATAGAGCAGAACGAGACGTTCGACTACACCTTCATCGATCCGGGGACGTACCCGTACGGGTGCACGATCAATGCTTCAACGCAACGGACACCCATGCAGGGCGTCGTCATCGTCGTCCCGGAGGGTATGGCCGTCGAACCCGGGGAGAATGTGACCGGGAACATGACGCTCGCCGATCTGGTCGGAGAGAATGAGAATCTGACCACCTTCGCGGGGCTTGTCGAGACGGCCGGGCTTACGGAGACGGTGCTCTCCACCGGTGGGCCGTATACGGTCTTTGCTCCCAGCGATGCTGCCTTTGAGGGCCTTGACGAAGGCCTCTTTAATCTGGTTTCAAATGATACCGAGATGCTTGACGCTCTCCTGATGCACCATGTGGTGAGAGGGAATTATACCGTGGAAGACCTGAATGCTGCCGGAAACGAGACGGCTCTTGAGACGCTCTCCGGGGAGAACCTCACGGTTGAGGCGGCCGACGGCAGCCTCGCGGTGGAGAACGCCACCATCGCGGTATCCGATCTGGTAGCCGAGAACGGCGTCATCCATATCATCGATGTGGTCCTTCTCCCGCCGGGTCTTGCCCCGCCGGCCGGTGAGGTGAACGTCACGATCATTGAGCCCATGGAGGGCGCCGGCGTCCCCGCCGGGAACGTCACGGTGAGCGTGAATGTGACAAACTTCACGCTGGTCGAACCGACCGGGCAGCCGAACGCGCCGGGCGAGGGACATCTGCACTACTACCTGGACGCCCCGATACCGACGAATGAGAGCGTTCCGGCCATCCCGCCGACCGGCGGTTACGTCGTCTCCACAAACCTCACCCACACCTGGGGGAACGTGACGGCGGGCGAGCACAACCTCTCGGTCCAGGTGGTCAACAACGACCACACACCGCTCATTCCGCTCGTCTTTGATACGGTGAATATCACCGTCGAGGGGAACG
Coding sequences:
- the wecB gene encoding non-hydrolyzing UDP-N-acetylglucosamine 2-epimerase — protein: MIGIILGTRPEIIKMSPVIRECERRGLDYFILHTGQHYSPEMDRVFFEELELPDPDYNLDVGPGTHASQTAKIMTGVEDVLMKESPEIVLVQGDTNTAMAGALAASKLHVRVGHIEAGLRSFNRQMPEEINRVLIDHISDYLFAPTENARKNLISEGIEGSKICTTGNTIVDAVYQNLEISKRKVNVLKDLDLKPREYFLVTAHRQENVDNRGRLKEILKGLESVQKEFSMPVVFPVHPRTEKRIKELGIGVNGLNLTKPFGFLEFLQLESQARLVLTDSGGVQEETCILGVPCATMRYDTERPETLDVGSNILVGADSTSILAGVRAAATRESGWMNPYGDGIAGKMIVMVCAAARSR
- a CDS encoding glycosyltransferase family 2 protein — its product is MEEHTPRFVGQESQIEIPALHCEVQEQITPLRTPTAREHWRIVSETTETAVLPSKRSGRIRTLVAIPCFNEEIAIGSVVLTARLYADEVLVIDDGCTDSTAKVAREAGATVISHGRRMGKGRGIKNALRYAIEHGYDCLVFMDGDGQHNPREIPLLTEPILADTADIVIGFRTFGQMPLYRRLGRAVLDLATSNGSSITDSQCGFRALNRKTMESMLDTLRKDDFSTESEMLRIAQEKHLRVGETPINCKYGDDLHTSTKNPLSHGIEVLGSIFWLTIERKPLLCIGLPGLVAIFAGVFVLLQFFWDFSATGLVPVELGMLASLFLIPGTIALILGLALALIARMQE
- the truA gene encoding tRNA pseudouridine(38-40) synthase TruA yields the protein MNLAIRFSYFGDRFYGSQMQPGLRTVEGEFIEACRRLQVFDDWREAHFVTAGRTDRGVHARNQVCSFRTEAPDRAVSALNHLLPADIWCTGWASVPDEFNPRYGALSRTYRYYFFPAPEDVPSMHDAAQEFIGEHNFSAFSRPSDRSPVRRILAARVFEDGPFAVFEVTGESFLWNMVRCMATALERVGRGEAGSGDIARLLAKPAGQRVPAAPPEGLVLWDIDYGITFTPVQIDEKSRRYIADRHRRHAIMAEISARLTPGEI
- a CDS encoding CehA/McbA family metallohydrolase, whose protein sequence is MLRCDLHVHTRFSKDGESSVEEILRRAESVGLDAVAITDHDTVEGARYALECDSSVTVIPGIEISTKQGHLLALGVTEPIPAGRDFFETVALARDLGALLILPHPYHRWRHGVGRRLAAGIEAVDAVEVFNSRYITGSANRKAAVIARKFGKPGVAGSDAHNARYVGFGVTYVTAEPDVDSILSAIREGRTMAGGRMTPLHTYTRQSIKGALRRIRRTMHRPIFPPGRGL
- a CDS encoding dihydropteroate synthase-like protein, with the protein product MRILLPTGSATVEIVKAVAERFRDRYTIDVVVTGEIASFLTPGVLRRLLAGGNYDMAIVSGMCTASFADVERETGVPVYRGPRHAADLPIVLSVLDHVTLSKTVPADEFLAETRREEACRQVALREVEADADFVIRGVKIGGNSRMKVLAEIMDAHRRDDLVFEVERFFADGADIVDLGFGFDATPDDVKRVFSVLEGIDGPLAVDTQDPRLIAAALFRADLVLSLHEENIPAVGKAVADAGAAAVVVPRERTLEENIAAAREAGISRLIADPLLQPVGSGLVDSLANFKAAPHPLFFGAGNVVELMDADSPGANALLAGMAHEVGAAVVFTSEHSDKTRGSVAEMRRATEMVALMTGRPYPKDLGLDLLILKEKRRRREPPLAYESIVDAHPAPDEIVYDPLGCIRIGIEDDWIVAVHRGRAVRGRSWEDVFYTLLSNGSLSRLDHAAYLGKELFKAELAIRHKRSFEQDGPF
- a CDS encoding fasciclin domain-containing protein, with amino-acid sequence MRMNPIIGFAVILAVGLVALPALAATAEVEIRGGAYHPAALTVESNTTVTWTNYDGVSHSVTSAGGLFDSGPIEQNETFDYTFIDPGTYPYGCTINASTQRTPMQGVVIVVPEGMAVEPGENVTGNMTLADLVGENENLTTFAGLVETAGLTETVLSTGGPYTVFAPSDAAFEGLDEGLFNLVSNDTEMLDALLMHHVVRGNYTVEDLNAAGNETALETLSGENLTVEAADGSLAVENATIAVSDLVAENGVIHIIDVVLLPPGLAPPAGEVNVTIIEPMEGAGVPAGNVTVSVNVTNFTLVEPTGQPNAPGEGHLHYYLDAPIPTNESVPAIPPTGGYVVSTNLTHTWGNVTAGEHNLSVQVVNNDHTPLIPLVFDTVNITVEGNETSGEALEARVIP